Proteins encoded together in one Kwoniella shandongensis chromosome 3, complete sequence window:
- a CDS encoding S-adenosylmethionine decarboxylase proenzyme: MTTTDFPPAPQHDEIIVPDSAPVTSPGPFEGPEKLLEVWFAPSLNQLPDVPESSLSGGLRARAAREEGEKWKGLRRVPREVWEEMLDIVKCKVLSVVEGEELDAYLLSESSLFVAPHLLILKTCGTTLNLLGLYRIIEIARAYCGYTNVWRCFYSRKSFFFPERQHGPHRDWRDEVDFLDKVFGTAGAAYTVGPMNRDHWLLYLTSPNTQPRLPYDSKLPSSLIAAPPSSSPPAAILPTKYQDTTLEILMSYMDPKARAPFFHTEEQTSSTPGHELGQIISSKLGIDELFPKDETTLDSFGFDPCGYSANAVIGTGMPEASHVEGKPGGGYFTIHVTPEEGWSYASFECNVPLPITSSSTKPPAVEGRPTLQKLIRNVVGIFQPCRLSITLFVSTTASGSGDSASSVLGASETEARAWQSFGTDLLGGDFVRKDRIGYEFDGYDLVFACFEKKGWKEPRREQIQDDLS, encoded by the exons ATGACCACCACCGATTTCCCCCCCGCGCCGCAACACGACGAAATCATCGTTCCAGACTCTGCACCCGTCACTTCACCAGGTCCCTTTGAAGGTCCCGAAAAGTTATTAGAAGTATGGTTCGCCCCTTCTCTCAACCAACTTCCTGACGTGCCAGAATCTAGCTTGTCAGGCGGACTaagagcgagagcagcgagggaggaaggtgaaaaATGGAAAGGGTTGAGAAGAGTCCCGAGAGAAGTTTgggaggagatgttggataTCGTTAAATGTAAAGTGTTGAGTGTGGTAGAAGGTGAAGAATTGGATGCGTACttgttgag cGAATCATCACTCTTTGTCGCCCCacacctcctcatcctcaagaCATGTGGCACCACTCTCAACCTACTGGGACTGTACCGCATCATCGAGATCGCTCGAGCGTACTGCGGTTACACCAACGTCTGGCGATGCTTTTACTCGAGAAAATCCTTCTTTTTCCCCGAACGGCAGCACGGACCGCACAGAGACTGGAGGGACGAGGTGGACTTCCTAGACAaggtgtttg GTACCGCTGGAGCCGCGTACACTGTTGGACCTATGAACCGAGACCACTGGCTTCTTTACCTCACCTCACCCAACACACAGCCACGCCTTCCTTACGATTCCAAACTCCCTTCCTCACTTATCGCTGcgccaccatcatcatcccctccCGCCGCCATATTACCGACCAAATACCAAGACACGACACTTGAAATCCTCATGTCCTACATGGATCCCAAAGCGCGtgcacccttcttccacactGAAGAACAAACATCCTCTACACCCGGCCACGAATTAGGACAAatcatctcttccaagcTTGGGATAGACGAGTTGTTCCCTAAAGACGAGACGACGCTCGATTCGTTTGGTTTCGATCCATGTGGATATTCAGCCAACGCCGTCATCGGTACAGGTATGCCGGAAGCGAGTCACGTCGAAGGGAAACCTGGTGGAGGATACTTCACAATTCACGTAACAcctgaagaaggatggtcTTACGCCTCATTCGAATGCAATGTCCCACTTCCAatcacatcttcttccaccaaacCACCAGCCGTAGAGGGTCGACCTACATTGCAGAAACTCATTCGAAATGTCGTCGGTATCTTCCAACCGTGCAGATTATCCATCACACTTTTCGTCTCGACCACCGCATCAGGATCAGGAGATTCCGCTTCGAGCGTGCTCGGTGCTAGCGAGACGGAGGCGAGAGCATGGCAGAGTTTCGGAACAGACTTGCTCGGTGGCGATTTCGTCAGGAAGGACAGGATAGGGTACGAGTTCGATGGGTACGATTTGGTGTTTGCAtgctttgagaagaagggatggaaggagcCTAGGAGGGAACAAATCCAGGACGACCTATCCTGA
- a CDS encoding protein PNS1: MSAAQYYQGGDDNGYQNQQGYTQQPPQAYGQDRQQPHYAPPPGPPQGQGGYAPQQGYAPPPGPPQQSYAPPPPTNYGMKPSQPYAATNPETNGQPNYQYQDTAPFSQANEKTGQRLNPRKRLNDPIPLVLFIAAIAGWAVVSAIAIKSFVDVNGLGGGFGNIGSGRTGTSVTLDYHTVYLLLVVCALGLVIAALYLALVRAFTKVIIEITLALTVLLNIGICIYYFYIKYWSGAIIFLVIALLSVFFYWSMRKRIPLAKLLLQVTIDITKHHPSVYLVVLLGLLFQAALSVWYTFTCIAIYVKWTPGSAACTAASCSSAKVAGLIFYTTFAYLWTSQVVGNVVLCTLAGGIFGGWYYYGPRVPEGTGLPKRATLKAFIRSTTLSLGSIAFGSLIVTILELIRLILQAVQQYEAGQGDTIGAIVACCAQCCVGCIQGLIQWFNKYAYIEISLYGKSYIPAAKDTWTLLKDRGVDALVNDSLVGTALMWGAYLNGFLCALLGYLYLRFTNPAYNSDGQYSAPVILFSFLIGLNEGNCISSAIDAGVSTIFVGLGEDPMVLAERSPALFEMIRQTYPRVVEGVPRH; this comes from the exons ATGAGCGCAGCACAGTACTACCAAGGAGGTGACGATAACGGTTATCAAAACCAACAAGGATACACccaacaacctcctcaagCTTATGGACAAGATCGACAACAACCGCACTATGCACCTCCTCCCGGTCCTCCTCAAGGACAAGGCGGTTATGCACCTCAACAGGGTtatgctcctcctcctggaccGCCCCAACAATCCTAtgcccctcctccacctacgAACTACGGTATGAAACCCTCTCAACCTTATGCGGCGACTAACCCCGAGACGAACGGACAACCGAACTACCAATATCAGGATACAGCTCCTTTCTCACAAGCAAACGAGAAAACGGGTCAGAGACTCAATccgagaaagaggttgaacGATCCCATCCCTCTTGTATTGTTCATTGCGGCCATTGCTGGGTGGGCTGTCGTCTCTGCCATAGCTATAAAGAGCTTTGTGGATGTCAACGGTCTAGGAGGAGGGTTTGGTAATATTGGATCTGGGCGAACGGGTACGAGCGTTACACTCGATTA CCACACCGtctaccttcttctcgttgtttGCGCCTTGGGTCTCGTGATCGCTGCTCTGTACCTCGCC CTTGTTCGAGCGTTCACCAAAGTGATCATTGAGATCACTCTTGCACTGACGGTCcttctcaacatcggtaTCTGTATCT ACTATTTCTACATCAAGT ACTGGTCCGGAGCAATCATCTTCCTTGTGATCGCTTTGTTatccgtcttcttctactGGTCTATGCGCAAACG AATCCCTTTGGCCAAGCTTCTACTCCAGGTGACCATCGACATCACAAAGCACCACCCCTCGGTATACCTTGTCGTTTTACTTGGtcttctcttccaagctGCTCTGTCCGTGTGGTACACCTTCACCTGTATTGCCATTTACGTCAAATGGACTCCAGGAAGTGCTG CCTGTACTGCTGCCAGCTGTTCGTCGGCCAAGGTCGCCGGTCTCATCTTCTACACGACTTTCGCCTACCTCTGGACATCCCAGGTCGTCGGCAACGTCGTTCTCTGTACCCTTGCAGGTGGTATCTTCGGAG GATGGTACTACTACGGTCCTCGAGTTCCAGAGGGTACCGGTCTCCCCAAACGCGCCACGCTCAAGGCTTTTATCCGGTCTACTACCCTCTCTCTCGGATCTATTGCATTCGGTAGTTTGATCGTGACTATTCTGGAGTTGATCAGGTTGATCTTGCAAGCTGTTCAGCAGTACGAGGCGGGACAAGGTGACA CCATTGGCGCCATCGTTGCCTGTTGT GCTCAATGTTGTGTCGGTTGTATCCAAGGATTGATCCAGTGGTTCAACAAAT ATGCCTA CATTGAAATCT CGCTCTACGGCAAATCTTACATTCCCGCCGCTAAGGACACCTGGACCCTTCTCAAGGACAGGGGTGTCGATGCTCTTGTCAACGACTCGCTTGTCGGCACTG CCCTCATGTGGGGAGCTTACCTCAATGGATTCCTATGTGCGCTTCTTGGATACCTCTACTTGAGAT TCACAAACCCTGCATACAACTCAGACGGCCAATATTCTGC TcccgtcatcctcttctcattccTTATCGGGTTGAACGAGGGTAACTGTATCAGCAGTGCTATT GACGCGGGTGTTTCGACCATCTTCGTTGGTCTAGGTGAAGACCCCAT GGTACTTGCTGAACGAAGTCCAGCTTTGTTCGAGATGATCCGACAGACTTATCCTCGAGTCGTAGAGGGTGTGCCTAGGCATTGA